In one window of Archocentrus centrarchus isolate MPI-CPG fArcCen1 chromosome 11, fArcCen1, whole genome shotgun sequence DNA:
- the LOC115788670 gene encoding gastrula zinc finger protein XlCGF57.1-like isoform X1 gives MDRHHKVPDVVLDPETKLQGEVLPSDVRKVIIGEEGQQQWGPHLDQLDLEHPHIKEEREEFWSSQDEEQLQDLQEKCMTKFTFSPVSVKIEDDEKPQSSQLHHNQNGITEARNSDLESHVQAGTDRTSDSSETEISDGDWEQNREPQSGPDSLKNNEFTLIDINCNVERSFSCSECGQRFGRKPHLKAHMRIHTGEKPFSCSFCGKRFSQKGNSISHMRLHTGEKPFSCSVCKKSFRYSGDVSRHMKIHSGQKKGSSKFSDIVGNSIRTGSEPGRNLHSNCYLQPRSDVKPQKPEPESSHEVLKETREPPSHLNSLRSDSVTLSEMRSTDKETFSCSECGRIFCRRDHLISHMRTHTGEKPFSCSVCQKRFSCSGNILAHMRIHTGEKPFKCSFCGKRFSQKGTLQLHVRIHTGEKPFSCPFCDKRFAHKRRMTLHMSVHTEEKRFSCSACDKQFTWYTQLKTHKCIGEPSQLRQNQTEKKVSPKESFICTDCGKIFTLKGNLKTHMRIHTGEKPFGCSVCGKHFKQNVHLTEHMTIHTGEKLYKCGICGKGFNKKLLVKNHTCV, from the exons ATGGATCGGCACCATAAAGTCCCAGACGTGGTTCTGGACCCTGAAACAAAGCTACAAGGAGAAG tgttaCCTTCAGATGTTCGTAAAGTGATTATCGGTGAAGAAGGGCAGCAGCAGTGGGGCCCCCACCTGGACCAACTGGACCTAGAGCACCCACACATCAAAGAGGAGCGGGAGGAATTTTGGAGCAGCCAGGATGAAGAGCAACTTCAAGATCTGCAGGAGAAGTGTATGACTAAGTTCACATTTAGTCCTGTCTCTGTGAAGATTGAAGATGATGAGAAACCTCAGTCCTCTCAGCTTCATCACAACCAAAATGGAATTACAGAAGCCAGGAACTCAGACCTGGAGAGCCATGTACAGGCAGGTACTGACAGGACTTCAGATTCTTCAGAGACTGAAATCAGTGATGGTGACTGGGAGCAGAACAGGGAACCTCAGTCAGGGCCAGACTCCCTGAAAAATAATGAATTCACTCTTATCGACATTAACTGTAACGTTGAGCGATCGTTCAGTTGTTCTGAATGTGGTCAGAGGTTTGGCCGCAAGCCACACCTGAAGGCACACATGAGAAttcacactggagagaaaccCTTTAGTTGTTCCTTTTGTGGCAAAAGATTTTCTCAGAAAGGAAACTCCATCAGCCACATGAGACTTCACACGGGAGAGAaacctttcagctgctctgtctGTAAGAAAAGTTTCAGATACAGTGGTGATGTGAGCAGACACATGAAGATCCACTCAGGACAGAAAAAAGGTAGCAGCAAGTTTAGCGACATTGTCGGCAATAGCATTCGTACAGGGTCAGAACCAGGCAGAAACTTACATTCAAACTGTTATTTACAACCAAGAAGTGATGTTAAACCCCAaaaacctgagcctgaatccaGCCATGAAGTTTTAAAGGAAACCAGAGAACCTCCATCACATTTAAACTCTCTAAGGAGTGACAGTGTCACTCTAAGTGAGATGAGAAGTACCGACAAGGAGACATTTAGCTGTTCTGAGTGTGGCCGAATATTTTGCCGCAGAGACCACCTGATCAGCCACATGAGAACGCACACCGGGGAGAAACCTTTCAGCTGCTCAGTGTGTCAGAAACGTTTCAGCTGCAGCGGAAATATCTTGGCACAcatgagaattcacacaggagagaaaccgttTAAATGTTCATTCTGTGGGAAGCGGTTTAGCCAGAAAGGAACTCTACAGCTTCACGTGAGAattcacacaggagagaaacccttCAGCTGCCCTTTCTGTGATAAAAGATTTGCACACAAAAGACGCATGACCCTGCACATGTCTGTCCACACAGAGGAGAAGCGATtcagctgcagtgcatgtgaCAAACAATTTACCTGGTATACGCAGCTCAAAACACACAAGTGCATTGGAgaaccgtcacagcttcgccagAACCAAACTGAGAAGAAAGTTTCTCCAAAGGAGTCCTTCATCTGCACTGACTGTGGTAAAATATTTACCCTTAAAGGCAACTTGAAGACACAcatgagaattcacacaggagagaaaccgttTGGTTGTTCAGTGTGTGGCAAGCATTTTAAACAAAACGTGCACCTGACCGAGCACATGACAAttcatacaggagagaaactctACAAGTGTGGCATTTGTGGCAAAGGATTCAATAAGAAGCTACTTGTTAAAAACCACACCTGTGTGTAA
- the LOC115788671 gene encoding zinc finger protein 2-like has protein sequence MEPRREGLPPDVQKVIVGEEEEQEGVFIKEEQEDVDIIRFTFSPAAVKSEEDEEKPQSSQLHHSLTEQDRDSVGREDTGRPAPATGLEPEDKTSESLEMEVSEGDLEESSEPSTGSNSEDSKVLTGDMRCVSGEEALICTECGKSFKRMAHLLRHKRSHTGEKPFGCPKCEKRFVQSGSLKKHLWTHTGQKPFSCSECGRCFMEKAALTNHMTLHTGEKPFSCSECSKPFSCRSALNAHMKIHSGEKNFSCSTCLKTFTWNYQLNRHKCISPKPARNRVLMPRPHSDKVVVFVHFS, from the exons ATGGAGCCGAGAAGAGAAG GTTTACCTCCAGATGTCCAGAAGGTGATAGTTGGTGaagaagaggagcaggaggGCGTTTTcattaaagaggaacaggaggacgTTGACATCATCAGGTTCACATtcagtcctgctgctgtgaagagtgaagaggatgaagagaaaCCTCAGTCCTCTCAGCTTCATCACAGCCTGACTGAGCAGGACAGAGACTCTGTGGGAAGAGAGGACACTGGCAGACCAGCACCAGCTACAGGCTTAGAGCCTGAGGACAAAACATCAGAGTCCTTAGAGATGGAGGTCAGTGAAGGAGATTTGGAGGAGAGCAGTGAACCTTCAACAGGTTCAAACTCAGAGGACAGTAAAGTGCTCACAGGTGATATGAGATGTGTGTCAGGTGAGGAAGCACTCATCTGCACTGAATGTGGGAAATCATTCAAGCGCATGGCACACTTGTTGAGACATAAGAGGagccacacaggagagaaacctttTGGTTGCCCAAAGTGTGAGAAAAGATTTGTTCAAAGTGGAAGTCTTAAAAAACACCTTTGGACTCACACAGGCCAGAAACCGTTCAGCTGCTCCGAGTGCGGCCGATGCTTTATGGAGAAGGCAGCTCTGACGAACCACATGACGcttcacacaggagagaaaccattcaGCTGCTCTGAGTGTAGCAAACCCTTCAGCTGCCGCTCAGCCCTGAATGCTCACATGAAAATTCACAGTGGGGAGAAGAACTTCAGCTGCAGTACCTGTCTCAAGACTTTCACCTGGAATTATCAGCTGAACAGACACAAGTGTATCAGTCCCAAACCAGCCAGGAACCGAGTCCTGATGCCTCGGCCACACAGTGACAAAGTAGTTGTGTTTGTACATTTTAGTTAG
- the LOC115788670 gene encoding gastrula zinc finger protein XlCGF57.1-like isoform X2: protein MTKFTFSPVSVKIEDDEKPQSSQLHHNQNGITEARNSDLESHVQAGTDRTSDSSETEISDGDWEQNREPQSGPDSLKNNEFTLIDINCNVERSFSCSECGQRFGRKPHLKAHMRIHTGEKPFSCSFCGKRFSQKGNSISHMRLHTGEKPFSCSVCKKSFRYSGDVSRHMKIHSGQKKGSSKFSDIVGNSIRTGSEPGRNLHSNCYLQPRSDVKPQKPEPESSHEVLKETREPPSHLNSLRSDSVTLSEMRSTDKETFSCSECGRIFCRRDHLISHMRTHTGEKPFSCSVCQKRFSCSGNILAHMRIHTGEKPFKCSFCGKRFSQKGTLQLHVRIHTGEKPFSCPFCDKRFAHKRRMTLHMSVHTEEKRFSCSACDKQFTWYTQLKTHKCIGEPSQLRQNQTEKKVSPKESFICTDCGKIFTLKGNLKTHMRIHTGEKPFGCSVCGKHFKQNVHLTEHMTIHTGEKLYKCGICGKGFNKKLLVKNHTCV from the coding sequence ATGACTAAGTTCACATTTAGTCCTGTCTCTGTGAAGATTGAAGATGATGAGAAACCTCAGTCCTCTCAGCTTCATCACAACCAAAATGGAATTACAGAAGCCAGGAACTCAGACCTGGAGAGCCATGTACAGGCAGGTACTGACAGGACTTCAGATTCTTCAGAGACTGAAATCAGTGATGGTGACTGGGAGCAGAACAGGGAACCTCAGTCAGGGCCAGACTCCCTGAAAAATAATGAATTCACTCTTATCGACATTAACTGTAACGTTGAGCGATCGTTCAGTTGTTCTGAATGTGGTCAGAGGTTTGGCCGCAAGCCACACCTGAAGGCACACATGAGAAttcacactggagagaaaccCTTTAGTTGTTCCTTTTGTGGCAAAAGATTTTCTCAGAAAGGAAACTCCATCAGCCACATGAGACTTCACACGGGAGAGAaacctttcagctgctctgtctGTAAGAAAAGTTTCAGATACAGTGGTGATGTGAGCAGACACATGAAGATCCACTCAGGACAGAAAAAAGGTAGCAGCAAGTTTAGCGACATTGTCGGCAATAGCATTCGTACAGGGTCAGAACCAGGCAGAAACTTACATTCAAACTGTTATTTACAACCAAGAAGTGATGTTAAACCCCAaaaacctgagcctgaatccaGCCATGAAGTTTTAAAGGAAACCAGAGAACCTCCATCACATTTAAACTCTCTAAGGAGTGACAGTGTCACTCTAAGTGAGATGAGAAGTACCGACAAGGAGACATTTAGCTGTTCTGAGTGTGGCCGAATATTTTGCCGCAGAGACCACCTGATCAGCCACATGAGAACGCACACCGGGGAGAAACCTTTCAGCTGCTCAGTGTGTCAGAAACGTTTCAGCTGCAGCGGAAATATCTTGGCACAcatgagaattcacacaggagagaaaccgttTAAATGTTCATTCTGTGGGAAGCGGTTTAGCCAGAAAGGAACTCTACAGCTTCACGTGAGAattcacacaggagagaaacccttCAGCTGCCCTTTCTGTGATAAAAGATTTGCACACAAAAGACGCATGACCCTGCACATGTCTGTCCACACAGAGGAGAAGCGATtcagctgcagtgcatgtgaCAAACAATTTACCTGGTATACGCAGCTCAAAACACACAAGTGCATTGGAgaaccgtcacagcttcgccagAACCAAACTGAGAAGAAAGTTTCTCCAAAGGAGTCCTTCATCTGCACTGACTGTGGTAAAATATTTACCCTTAAAGGCAACTTGAAGACACAcatgagaattcacacaggagagaaaccgttTGGTTGTTCAGTGTGTGGCAAGCATTTTAAACAAAACGTGCACCTGACCGAGCACATGACAAttcatacaggagagaaactctACAAGTGTGGCATTTGTGGCAAAGGATTCAATAAGAAGCTACTTGTTAAAAACCACACCTGTGTGTAA
- the LOC115787687 gene encoding gastrula zinc finger protein XlCGF57.1-like, with the protein MWRLESLRELISQRLSAAVDDILGHVDRTIREFEEETELLEGKHVGAVFASDIQQLLLRKDEHQQRSFSPDQQDQQNQEPLHIKEEQEELQGLEEADVTKFLFSAVPVKNEDDEEDPQCSQLHHSQTEVVRDSVRGPVPEPSPDHLPVLQPCTDYRTSSDHEDSSLGCNDLKKSFSCSECGKIFAYKAQLESHMRAHTGERPFRCSVCKKCFSWRGRLQKHMKIHTGEKPFSCSVCGKGFIESGNLKVHMRIHTGERPFSCSICGKRYAQRGNLKQHMRIHRGETMLSCSTCDKHFTWLYEINNHKCVQSLQLHHNQTEDKINSVVGPEQARNSDTFLEPHTDKKTSHCSEHKGVPISSMGCNDCKKSFSCSECGKKFAYEGQLNAHMRSHTGERPFRCMLCRKTFSWKRCLQKHMRIHTGEKPYTCTVCGKTFNESGNLKVHMRIHTGEKPFSCSVCGKKYTQKGTLIKHLEVHREEK; encoded by the coding sequence tgtttgcttCGGACATCCAGCAGCTACTGTTGAGGAAAGATGAACATCAACAGAGGAGCTTTAGTCCAGACCAGCAGGACCAACAGAATCAGGAACCCCTGCAtattaaagaggaacaggaggaacttCAAGGTCTGGAGGAGGCTGATGTCACCAAGTTTCTATTTAGTGCTGTCCCTGTGAAGAATGAAGATGACGAAGAGGACCCTCAGTGCTCACAGCTTCACCACAGCCAGACTGAGGTTGTCAGAGATTCTGTGAGAGGACCAGTACCAGAACCCAGTCCAGATCATTTACCTGTTTTACAACCATGTACTGATTACAGGACTTCTTCTGATCATGAGGATAGCAGTTTGGGATGTAATGACTTAAAGAAGTCTTTCAGCTGCTCAGAGTGTGGGAAGATTTTTGCTTATAAGGCCCAGCTGGAGTCACACATGCGAGCTCACACAGGAGAGAGGCCATTCAGATGCTCCGTTTGtaagaaatgtttttcatgGAGGGGACGTTTACAGAAGCACATGAAAATCCACACTGGGGAGAAACCCttcagctgctctgtgtgtggcaAAGGTTTTATAGAAAGTGGAAACCTGAAAGTGCACATGAGgatccacacaggagagagaccATTCAGCTGTTCCATCTGTGGTAAAAGATATGCTCAAAGGGGGAATTTGAAACAACACATGAGGATCCATAGGGGAGAGACTATGTTAAGCTGCAGCACTTGTGACAAACATTTCACTTGGCTTTATGAGATCAACAACCACAAGTGTGTTCAGTCTTTACAGCTTCATCACAACCAAACTGAAGACAAAATAAACTCTGTGGTAGGACCAGAACAAGCCAGGAACTCAGACACATTTTTAGAGCCacatactgacaaaaagacttcaCACTGTTCTGAGCATAAAGGAGTCCCAATTAGTAGTATGGGATGTAATGACTGCAAGAAGTCATTCAGCTGCTCAGAGTGTGGAAAGAAGTTTGCCTATGAGGGACAGCTGAATGCCCACATGAGGTCTCACACAGGAGAAAGGCCATTTAGGTGTATGCTTTGTAGAAAAACTTTCTCTTGGAAAAGATGTTTACAGAAGCATATGAGAATTCACACGGGGGAAAAACCATACACCTGCACAGTATGTGGTAAAACTTTCAATGAAAGTGGAAATCTGAAGGTGCACATGAGGATTCACACAGGAGAGAAGCCGttcagctgctctgtgtgtgggaAAAAATACACTCAAAAGGGTACTCTAATTAAACACTTAGAAGTCCACAGAGAGGAGAAATGA